The bacterium genome has a segment encoding these proteins:
- a CDS encoding DUF433 domain-containing protein, with protein sequence MRERIEINPTIHFGKPCIAGTRIPVQNVLELVREGIPFLTIVMDYYPELQLEDIRACIQYAIDVVAVEDIHMAVAA encoded by the coding sequence ATGAGAGAAAGAATAGAGATTAATCCAACCATCCACTTTGGTAAACCCTGTATTGCAGGGACCCGAATTCCGGTCCAAAATGTCCTTGAACTGGTGCGAGAAGGTATTCCTTTTTTAACAATAGTAATGGATTATTATCCTGAACTCCAACTTGAGGACATCCGGGCATGTATTCAGTATGCTATTGATGTCGTAGCAGTTGAAGATATCCATATGGCGGTGGCAGCATGA
- a CDS encoding BatD family protein, giving the protein MRLILSIIIFLISTPVIAQELSLSASVDRGKVTLNDQLRLSVSLSGGGGSLPSPQLPPMSDFNIYSSGRSQSISIVNGRISSALTFNYILVPKKVGKFIIGPVTLTYQNKTYETQPISIEVVEAGAPLPQAPTQSPLQAEKRQAEGDVFITAEVDKQKAYVNEEVILTFRFYRRINLLSRPEYVPPETTGFFTEDLPPQKEYYTAINGSRYLITEIKTALFPTTPGNLQIGEAKLKCTVDDFSPDAFSRDFFFRDFFSRGKTRVLSTKPLAVEVLPLPEKGKPANFKGVVGDYSITSSLDKKKIETGQPITLTVAISGKGNVKTLQEVDLPELPEFRRYETLSSLNISKENYTVSGSKTFKTILIPQVPGKLKIPGISFAFFHPGKKRYETKSTAPLYLEAASGPKEEISTTPLTPEGVKVMAKDIRYIKAEINFKDSSRMLYQNKLFYLANLVPLLLFLSALGVKLKRRKLELDPAYARSKRAYREARGRLSKAKGKLRPEESHEFYTLLESGLRSYLADRLNMSAAGLTQEEIAAKLRTSGIDEVEIEELRSLIEESHLIRFASAKSSLEQMKQSYSRALNLIKSLKKNMGKGR; this is encoded by the coding sequence GTCACGCTGAATGATCAGTTAAGGCTATCGGTCTCTCTCTCCGGGGGAGGTGGCTCGCTTCCCTCACCTCAACTGCCTCCAATGTCCGACTTTAACATCTATTCCTCTGGTCGGTCGCAAAGTATCTCCATTGTTAATGGGCGAATCTCGTCGGCCCTAACCTTTAACTACATCCTGGTCCCTAAAAAGGTAGGAAAATTTATCATCGGTCCGGTTACCCTTACTTACCAGAATAAGACCTATGAAACACAACCTATCTCTATCGAAGTAGTCGAAGCCGGGGCCCCTTTACCTCAAGCGCCAACCCAGAGCCCCCTGCAGGCTGAAAAAAGACAGGCAGAGGGAGACGTCTTTATTACCGCTGAAGTAGACAAACAGAAGGCTTATGTCAATGAAGAGGTTATCTTAACCTTTCGCTTTTATCGCCGGATAAATCTGCTCTCCAGGCCGGAATACGTGCCTCCGGAGACAACCGGTTTCTTCACCGAAGACCTCCCGCCCCAGAAGGAATATTATACGGCCATCAACGGCTCCCGGTATTTAATTACAGAGATAAAGACGGCCCTCTTTCCCACTACACCGGGGAACCTTCAGATCGGTGAGGCCAAACTTAAGTGCACGGTAGATGACTTCTCACCCGATGCCTTTTCCCGGGACTTCTTTTTCCGGGATTTTTTCAGTCGGGGCAAAACCAGGGTCTTAAGCACTAAACCCCTGGCCGTCGAGGTCTTGCCTCTGCCGGAGAAGGGAAAGCCGGCTAATTTTAAAGGAGTGGTAGGAGATTATTCTATTACCTCAAGCCTGGATAAAAAAAAGATTGAGACCGGTCAACCCATTACCCTCACGGTGGCGATTTCAGGCAAGGGAAATGTTAAGACCCTTCAGGAAGTAGACTTGCCGGAGCTTCCCGAATTCAGACGTTATGAGACCCTGAGCTCCCTGAATATTTCCAAGGAGAACTACACGGTCAGCGGCTCAAAGACCTTCAAGACCATCCTTATCCCTCAGGTGCCGGGGAAGTTAAAGATTCCGGGGATATCGTTCGCCTTTTTTCATCCCGGGAAGAAACGTTATGAGACAAAATCTACCGCGCCTCTCTACCTTGAAGCCGCCTCAGGCCCAAAAGAGGAGATTTCAACCACTCCCCTTACCCCCGAAGGGGTAAAGGTGATGGCCAAAGACATTCGCTATATCAAAGCAGAGATAAATTTTAAAGATAGCTCCAGGATGCTCTACCAGAACAAGCTATTTTACCTGGCTAACTTAGTTCCTTTGTTACTTTTTTTGAGCGCCTTAGGCGTCAAGCTCAAGAGGCGGAAATTAGAGCTTGACCCGGCCTATGCCAGGTCAAAGCGGGCTTACCGGGAGGCCAGAGGGAGACTTTCTAAAGCTAAAGGCAAACTCCGACCGGAAGAGTCACATGAGTTTTACACCCTTCTGGAAAGCGGTCTAAGGTCCTATCTGGCCGATAGATTGAATATGTCCGCGGCCGGTCTTACTCAAGAGGAAATAGCGGCCAAACTCAGGACCAGTGGAATAGATGAGGTCGAGATAGAAGAATTAAGAAGCCTTATTGAGGAATCTCATTTAATTCGCTTCGCCTCTGCTAAAAGCAGCCTGGAACAGATGAAACAAAGTTACTCCAGAGCGCTTAATCTGATTAAGAGCCTGAAAAAGAATATGGGGAAAGGGAGGTGA